Proteins encoded in a region of the Candidatus Latescibacter sp. genome:
- a CDS encoding HEAT repeat domain-containing protein: protein MKKNTIVFLVLLIFILNLNLSSWAASAEEGFRQHKNFTLMPLSNFGKTWTPVKFLIIPQDKSENQDIVLPLQQQLSSECISIPELIQKIIDAISAFFEQLFGRDTTQEDPSSSESDTDQPAQPDVISTPSPQVYNSLPPRPRFDDVIVDAGVNALIEQLNSPDLDERIAAVMQLGALKNPAAITPLIAKLEDENRNVRIAVAGALSQFDAAAVEPLIAAFVSRDPLTRETAKWALVWIGPAAVKPLVAALGSIDMNIRANAAGTLELIGPAAVQETITALFSTDPAVRRLASSVLSHIPEAVQPLIDALGTTNEDARKATFEALLWSGDRARAPLIAALNNPDNIKSETAAEILLAMGEPAIRDVLT, encoded by the coding sequence ATGAAAAAAAACACAATTGTTTTTTTAGTACTGTTAATATTTATTTTGAATCTAAATTTAAGTAGCTGGGCCGCAAGCGCAGAGGAGGGCTTCCGGCAGCATAAAAACTTTACTCTGATGCCTTTAAGTAACTTTGGAAAAACCTGGACTCCTGTCAAATTCTTAATTATTCCGCAAGATAAATCAGAAAATCAAGATATCGTTTTGCCGTTACAGCAGCAGCTTAGTTCCGAATGTATCTCCATTCCGGAACTTATCCAAAAAATCATTGATGCAATCTCGGCTTTCTTCGAACAGCTATTTGGCAGAGATACTACGCAAGAAGATCCCTCTTCTAGCGAATCGGATACAGACCAACCTGCACAACCCGATGTCATTTCAACCCCAAGTCCCCAGGTATATAATTCTCTGCCCCCGCGGCCGCGATTCGACGATGTCATTGTTGACGCCGGTGTTAATGCTTTAATAGAACAACTAAATAGCCCTGATCTGGATGAAAGGATAGCAGCGGTAATGCAATTAGGCGCACTCAAAAACCCTGCCGCGATTACCCCGCTAATAGCGAAATTAGAAGATGAAAATCGCAATGTCAGGATAGCGGTTGCAGGTGCTTTAAGCCAATTTGATGCAGCCGCAGTCGAGCCTCTTATAGCTGCTTTTGTCAGCCGTGATCCATTAACAAGAGAGACGGCAAAATGGGCCCTGGTTTGGATCGGTCCCGCTGCCGTTAAGCCTTTAGTTGCGGCACTGGGCAGCATCGATATGAATATCCGAGCCAATGCCGCAGGAACTCTTGAGTTGATTGGCCCGGCTGCAGTCCAAGAAACGATAACCGCTCTTTTTAGTACTGATCCAGCCGTAAGAAGGCTGGCATCTTCGGTTTTAAGCCACATCCCGGAAGCAGTACAGCCATTAATTGATGCCCTGGGGACTACTAATGAAGACGCCAGAAAAGCTACGTTTGAAGCGTTGCTCTGGAGTGGGGATCGGGCTAGGGCACCGCTCATCGCTGCTCTAAACAACCCCGATAATATTAAGAGTGAAACCGCAGCTGAAATTCTGTTAGCTATGGGTGAGCCGGCAATACGCGATGTATTAACC